The Pseudomonas triclosanedens genome has a window encoding:
- the eno gene encoding phosphopyruvate hydratase yields MTMSASSIQTIHAREILDSRGNPTIEVDVSLAGGATGRAAVPSGASTGIHEAVEIRDGDVHRFNGKGVHTAVSHVNKAISAVLHSRDACDQADIDKLLIEFDGTPNKERLGANAIVGVSLAVARAAAQACGQPLFRYLAGDRDIRMPVPMFNILNGGVHANWQGPDFQEFMIAPVGAPSFSEAFRYGAEIYHRLRSILKERGYSTAVGDEGGFAPALQRNSDAIELILAAIEAAGYRPGIDVVLALDPASSGFFEDGLYHLRSESRKVTPSELIELYEDWIGRFPIAVLEDGLAEDDWTGWQLLNQRLGDQIELVGDDLFVTNVKRIERGIREKVANAVLIKPNQVGTLTETCAAVDMAYAAGWGAMVSHRSGETVDSFIADLTVALNTGHLKTGAPCRGERVEKYNQLMRIEEILGDRAHYAGRAAFVR; encoded by the coding sequence ATGACCATGTCGGCATCCAGCATCCAGACCATACATGCGCGAGAAATCCTGGACTCACGCGGCAACCCCACGATCGAAGTCGATGTAAGTCTGGCTGGTGGCGCCACGGGGCGCGCCGCCGTTCCATCCGGTGCGTCCACAGGTATTCACGAGGCCGTCGAAATCCGAGATGGCGATGTCCATCGCTTTAACGGTAAAGGTGTTCACACAGCAGTTTCCCATGTCAACAAAGCGATCTCTGCAGTGCTCCACAGCAGAGATGCCTGCGATCAGGCGGACATCGACAAACTGCTGATCGAATTCGATGGCACTCCCAACAAGGAACGCCTCGGGGCCAACGCAATCGTCGGAGTGTCTTTGGCCGTGGCCCGTGCTGCCGCACAGGCCTGCGGTCAGCCGCTGTTTCGCTATCTGGCAGGCGATCGCGATATACGCATGCCCGTGCCGATGTTCAACATCCTCAACGGCGGCGTGCATGCGAACTGGCAGGGGCCGGATTTTCAGGAATTCATGATTGCGCCAGTGGGTGCTCCGAGCTTCTCTGAAGCATTCCGCTACGGCGCAGAGATCTACCACCGCCTGCGCTCAATCCTGAAAGAACGAGGCTACTCCACAGCAGTCGGTGACGAAGGCGGGTTTGCCCCTGCACTGCAACGCAACAGCGATGCGATCGAGCTGATACTGGCGGCGATCGAAGCGGCAGGCTATCGGCCTGGCATTGATGTAGTGCTCGCTCTCGACCCAGCCTCCAGTGGTTTCTTTGAAGACGGCCTCTACCACCTTCGTAGCGAAAGCCGCAAAGTCACGCCATCGGAGCTGATTGAGTTGTACGAAGACTGGATTGGTCGCTTCCCAATCGCGGTGCTGGAGGACGGACTGGCAGAGGACGACTGGACCGGCTGGCAACTACTGAATCAGCGACTGGGCGATCAGATCGAGCTGGTGGGGGATGACCTCTTCGTGACCAATGTCAAACGTATTGAGCGCGGCATCCGCGAGAAGGTCGCCAACGCCGTACTGATAAAGCCCAATCAGGTGGGCACGCTTACCGAAACATGCGCCGCCGTAGATATGGCTTACGCGGCTGGCTGGGGAGCGATGGTTTCGCATCGCAGCGGCGAAACAGTAGATAGTTTCATTGCAGACTTAACCGTCGCATTGAACACCGGACACCTCAAGACCGGTGCTCCCTGCCGCGGTGAGCGTGTCGAAAAGTATAACCAACTCATGCGTATTGAAGAGATATTAGGTGACCGTGCCCACTATGCCGGTCGGGCCGCATTTGTTCGCTAG
- the crcB gene encoding fluoride efflux transporter CrcB — MNGLYAVIAISAGSVIGGLTRYGLSLGMNAIFPPIPMGTLVCNLIAGYIVGVAIAFFAASPNLAPHWRLFIITGLAGGISTFSTFSAELLALLRAGSLSLAAGMLVLHLGGSLIMTALGMTTVSLTNHS; from the coding sequence ATGAACGGGCTCTATGCCGTAATCGCAATCAGCGCGGGATCTGTCATCGGTGGCCTTACCCGCTACGGACTGAGCTTGGGGATGAACGCAATCTTCCCACCCATCCCGATGGGTACATTGGTGTGCAATCTGATCGCCGGGTATATCGTCGGCGTAGCCATAGCATTCTTTGCAGCATCACCCAACCTAGCCCCTCACTGGCGCCTTTTCATCATTACGGGCCTTGCCGGTGGCATTTCCACGTTCTCCACGTTCTCCGCCGAACTTTTGGCTCTATTGCGTGCAGGCAGCTTGAGCTTGGCTGCTGGAATGTTGGTCTTGCATTTGGGCGGTTCGCTCATTATGACAGCCTTGGGAATGACTACAGTTTCACTAACAAACCATTCGTGA
- a CDS encoding helix-turn-helix domain-containing protein — protein sequence MQKRTVQRGRPPGTTRYEAEPAQAFGKAVRAFRMDQGIAQEELAALAGIERSHMGKIERGEHLPSLAVILKIAAALRMSGTELMAATERNLHADADVG from the coding sequence ATGCAGAAGCGTACTGTTCAACGAGGCCGTCCCCCCGGCACAACCAGATATGAAGCCGAGCCAGCCCAGGCCTTCGGCAAAGCTGTGCGCGCGTTTCGTATGGATCAGGGTATTGCACAGGAGGAACTAGCTGCACTGGCCGGAATCGAGCGTTCGCACATGGGCAAGATCGAGCGAGGGGAGCATTTGCCCTCGCTGGCCGTAATCCTGAAAATTGCCGCGGCGCTCAGAATGAGCGGCACCGAACTGATGGCTGCAACGGAACGCAATCTTCATGCCGATGCCGATGTAGGCTGA
- a CDS encoding HAD-IC family P-type ATPase, with protein MEKEEQMDAGLTEEQVHAAREEYGYNEIATKRPSLVRSILGRLWGPIPWLLEFALAMELVIGKVREPVMIALWLVFSAVVGAVQERRSQRVLDLLRSRLSVNASARRNGEWRTIPARELVPGDLIHLGPGDLVAADASVSNGAVEVDQAALTGESATVTRTTGETLYSASTVKSGQATARVTATGTASFFGRTAELVQSKTAGGHLDRLLYAVVRHLVAIDAVLAVALLAFALWRGIDLLTLVPFLLVLIIATVPVTMPAAFTVANAVEARLLARRGVLVTGLSAVQEAATMDVLCIDKTGTLTQNRQVVTAVIPLPEQSGQNEADVLALAAATCNQASQGSVEKAIWEAARQQQAAPLECLQATPFEPATKHSEALVRHGDQTLRVVFGSPAVVQNMAVAFKGLTQLVDALASTGARVMAVAAGTSDTLTIRGLIAMADTLRDDAPALVKSLRALGVRVLMVSGDMEATARTIARKVGLGERFASSVPDAGDPLDYDGFAHCFPQDKFRLIQSLQRTGHVVGMTGDGVNDAPALKQAEVGIAVSDATDVAKACAQVVLTHPGLQDLVAVIESGRRVYRRMLTWTITKIARTIELAALLAIGYIATGFFATSLPLIALLVVLNDVVTITLATDRAWVSPEPEKWSIRQIGRLAAIFAIGWVVLGFVLLWVTKDVLALPVPEIQMAIFVFLIYSAQTTIYLTRVRDRCWSFRPSLYVALATGGNAVIATVVAAFGLIGAALSPAVIAGIFVAVCAATLLFDEIKVRYLNGMNG; from the coding sequence ATGGAAAAAGAAGAACAGATGGATGCAGGTCTCACTGAAGAACAGGTTCATGCCGCCCGAGAAGAGTATGGCTACAACGAAATCGCGACGAAACGTCCGAGCTTGGTTCGTAGCATTCTTGGCCGCTTGTGGGGACCTATTCCCTGGCTCCTAGAGTTTGCACTGGCAATGGAGCTGGTCATTGGCAAGGTTCGCGAACCGGTCATGATCGCCTTGTGGCTGGTGTTCAGCGCCGTCGTAGGTGCCGTGCAGGAGCGGCGCTCGCAGCGCGTGCTGGATCTGCTGCGCAGCCGCCTGAGCGTCAACGCCAGCGCACGCCGAAACGGCGAGTGGCGCACCATCCCCGCACGGGAATTGGTGCCAGGGGACCTGATCCACCTCGGGCCCGGCGATCTGGTGGCCGCCGACGCCAGTGTCTCGAATGGAGCAGTAGAGGTCGATCAAGCGGCCTTGACGGGTGAGTCCGCTACCGTAACCCGCACCACAGGCGAAACTCTTTATTCAGCCTCAACCGTCAAAAGCGGCCAGGCCACCGCTCGGGTTACCGCGACCGGCACCGCCAGCTTCTTCGGACGCACAGCCGAGTTGGTGCAGTCGAAGACCGCCGGTGGGCACCTGGATCGGCTGCTGTATGCGGTCGTGCGCCATCTGGTTGCAATCGACGCAGTGCTAGCCGTGGCGCTGCTGGCCTTTGCGCTGTGGCGCGGAATCGACTTGCTCACGCTCGTTCCGTTCTTGCTGGTGCTGATCATCGCCACCGTCCCAGTGACGATGCCAGCCGCGTTCACCGTGGCCAACGCCGTTGAGGCACGGCTGCTGGCACGGCGCGGCGTACTCGTCACTGGCCTGTCCGCCGTTCAAGAAGCGGCGACGATGGATGTGCTGTGCATCGACAAGACCGGCACGCTGACCCAAAACCGGCAGGTCGTGACAGCAGTCATCCCTTTGCCCGAGCAAAGCGGACAGAACGAGGCCGATGTGCTGGCGCTGGCCGCCGCCACATGCAACCAAGCCTCGCAAGGGTCCGTCGAAAAGGCCATCTGGGAAGCCGCGCGCCAACAGCAGGCAGCTCCACTGGAATGTCTGCAGGCCACACCCTTTGAACCTGCCACCAAACATTCGGAAGCCTTGGTTCGGCACGGAGATCAAACCCTTCGTGTGGTGTTCGGCTCCCCTGCTGTGGTGCAAAACATGGCGGTGGCCTTCAAGGGGTTGACGCAACTGGTTGACGCCTTGGCATCCACCGGCGCACGTGTCATGGCGGTTGCGGCAGGCACATCCGACACGCTCACCATTCGCGGGCTGATCGCGATGGCTGACACGCTGCGCGATGACGCTCCAGCACTGGTGAAATCACTGCGTGCGCTCGGGGTGCGCGTTTTGATGGTCAGCGGCGACATGGAAGCGACGGCACGCACCATTGCACGGAAGGTCGGATTAGGCGAGCGCTTTGCCAGTTCCGTCCCGGACGCGGGCGATCCGCTCGACTACGACGGATTCGCACACTGTTTCCCGCAAGACAAGTTCCGCCTCATCCAGTCACTCCAACGCACCGGCCACGTCGTGGGTATGACGGGCGATGGCGTCAACGACGCACCGGCTCTCAAGCAAGCGGAAGTGGGCATCGCCGTGAGCGATGCCACCGATGTGGCCAAGGCGTGCGCGCAGGTGGTTCTGACGCATCCGGGCCTGCAGGACCTGGTGGCCGTCATCGAAAGCGGCCGGCGCGTCTATCGACGGATGCTCACGTGGACGATCACAAAGATCGCCAGGACGATCGAACTGGCGGCCCTGCTCGCCATCGGCTACATCGCGACGGGCTTCTTTGCGACGTCCTTGCCACTGATAGCGCTGCTGGTGGTGCTGAACGATGTCGTCACGATTACGCTCGCGACGGATCGTGCGTGGGTTTCGCCCGAGCCGGAGAAATGGAGCATCAGGCAAATTGGGCGCCTGGCGGCTATTTTTGCTATCGGCTGGGTTGTACTGGGTTTTGTGCTGCTATGGGTTACCAAGGATGTGCTGGCACTACCAGTCCCGGAAATCCAGATGGCGATCTTCGTCTTCCTGATCTATTCGGCGCAAACAACCATTTACCTCACGCGTGTGCGTGACCGCTGCTGGTCTTTCCGTCCCAGCCTTTATGTTGCACTTGCGACGGGGGGAAATGCAGTGATTGCCACCGTGGTCGCTGCGTTCGGCCTGATCGGCGCTGCACTTTCGCCAGCCGTCATTGCCGGCATCTTCGTTGCCGTATGTGCCGCGACATTGCTTTTCGATGAAATCAAAGTCCGGTATCTGAATGGAATGAATGGATAA
- a CDS encoding LysR family transcriptional regulator, translated as MELRHLRYFVILAEELHFTRAAERLHIEQPPLSRAIKELEDELGAVLFDRDRRGTQLTSAGVAFLQDVRRVFAALEQARENVKAIAAGLQGSLRIAISDGTVDQRLSAFLAHCREEEPDIEIRLTEVPLAEQLRGLRSGDFTIGFAHTAEVGEEIIAEPIWHDPLILAVPARHPLLAHKEVPLSELVSYPLVLCDPQVCEGYCRELTRLLRPLEREPNVVEHASSLDMMLTLVGAGYGLGFTTVARLAVSQRADVIARPLAVDSAVITTYLLRLRSDTLCPALERFIIRLRSQRDG; from the coding sequence ATGGAATTGAGACATCTCCGCTACTTTGTCATCCTGGCTGAAGAGCTGCATTTCACACGAGCTGCCGAGCGCTTACACATCGAACAGCCCCCACTGTCCCGAGCCATTAAAGAGCTTGAGGATGAACTGGGGGCTGTTCTCTTTGATCGAGATCGTCGGGGAACCCAACTGACTTCGGCCGGAGTAGCATTCCTACAGGATGTGCGACGAGTATTCGCTGCCTTGGAACAGGCTCGGGAAAACGTCAAGGCCATCGCAGCGGGTTTACAAGGCAGTCTGCGTATCGCGATATCTGATGGCACTGTTGACCAGCGCCTGTCTGCATTTCTCGCCCACTGCCGCGAAGAAGAGCCCGACATTGAAATACGGCTGACAGAAGTTCCTCTAGCTGAACAGTTGCGCGGACTGCGGTCGGGCGACTTCACGATCGGATTTGCCCATACCGCGGAGGTTGGCGAGGAAATCATCGCGGAGCCGATATGGCATGACCCACTGATCTTGGCAGTGCCCGCTCGGCATCCATTGCTTGCTCACAAGGAAGTACCGCTTTCAGAACTCGTCTCGTATCCGCTCGTGTTATGCGACCCGCAGGTATGCGAGGGTTACTGCCGCGAGTTGACACGGCTGCTGCGGCCGTTGGAGCGAGAGCCCAATGTCGTCGAGCACGCATCCTCGTTGGACATGATGCTGACCTTGGTCGGGGCTGGATACGGCTTGGGTTTCACCACGGTCGCAAGGCTTGCGGTCAGCCAACGTGCAGACGTGATTGCCCGTCCATTGGCCGTGGATTCGGCCGTGATAACAACCTACCTGCTTCGACTTCGCAGTGACACTTTATGCCCTGCATTGGAGCGATTCATAATTCGCTTGCGTTCGCAGAGGGACGGATAG
- a CDS encoding voltage-gated chloride channel family protein encodes MRKYLRRPEQLELLPSLGKWLLIASVVAALAGSASAFFLVSLDRATEWREAHRWIIWLLPLAGMGVGFVYHLLGKQVDGGNNLIIDEIHDPKKVVPLRMAPLVLGGTVISHLFGASVGREGTAVQMSGALADQLTHVFRLKHEDRRILLMTGVSAGFSAVFGTPLAGAVFGLEILAIGRMRYDALFPCAVAAIVANQVCLAFGVHHTHYAISEVVPISAWSVLAVVLAGIIFGLVGAVFAKAAHKLGATMKRRIGYAPLRPFVGGVIVATAVWALDAYNYIGLGIPEIMRSFQEPMKPWDWLGKLVFTVVSLGTGFKGGEVTPLFYIGATLGNALAPLLHLPFPMLAGIGFVAVFAGAANTPIATTLMAMELFGADIGPLAAVGCITAYLFSGHTGIYHAQRLGHGKHSKHRRTVPEELRISDLAHFHKQRSEAQKKPPIPPADTSEPQIEHQANDIDQKGE; translated from the coding sequence ATGCGTAAATATCTTCGTCGTCCCGAACAGCTAGAGCTACTGCCATCTCTTGGCAAATGGCTCCTCATCGCAAGCGTTGTCGCCGCTCTCGCGGGCAGCGCGTCTGCATTTTTCCTAGTGTCTCTGGATCGCGCCACCGAATGGCGCGAGGCGCACCGCTGGATCATCTGGCTGCTTCCGCTTGCAGGCATGGGCGTGGGCTTCGTCTATCACCTGCTGGGCAAGCAGGTGGACGGCGGTAACAACCTCATCATCGATGAGATCCACGACCCCAAGAAGGTTGTCCCGCTACGCATGGCGCCCTTGGTGCTAGGAGGCACCGTCATCTCTCACCTATTCGGTGCATCGGTCGGCCGAGAAGGCACTGCCGTGCAGATGAGTGGCGCGCTTGCAGATCAGCTCACCCATGTTTTCCGGCTGAAACACGAAGACCGGCGCATCCTGCTCATGACTGGCGTCAGCGCCGGTTTCTCCGCAGTGTTTGGCACGCCGCTGGCCGGGGCCGTGTTCGGGCTAGAAATACTAGCTATCGGGCGCATGCGCTACGACGCGCTGTTTCCTTGCGCCGTAGCGGCGATCGTGGCGAACCAGGTATGCCTTGCCTTCGGTGTCCACCATACGCATTACGCCATCTCCGAAGTTGTGCCAATCAGTGCCTGGAGCGTACTGGCCGTCGTACTGGCCGGCATCATCTTTGGGCTGGTAGGGGCCGTCTTTGCCAAGGCCGCGCACAAGCTGGGCGCAACGATGAAGCGCCGTATCGGCTACGCGCCGCTCCGCCCGTTCGTGGGAGGAGTGATCGTTGCCACCGCCGTGTGGGCGCTTGACGCCTACAACTACATCGGCCTCGGCATTCCCGAGATCATGCGTTCGTTCCAGGAGCCGATGAAGCCTTGGGACTGGCTGGGCAAGCTCGTCTTCACAGTGGTCTCCCTAGGCACTGGGTTCAAGGGCGGCGAGGTCACGCCGCTGTTCTACATCGGTGCGACGCTAGGCAACGCGCTGGCACCATTGCTGCACCTGCCCTTTCCGATGCTGGCTGGCATCGGTTTCGTTGCCGTGTTCGCAGGTGCGGCGAACACGCCTATCGCCACTACATTGATGGCCATGGAGCTATTTGGCGCCGATATTGGCCCGCTGGCGGCGGTCGGCTGCATCACTGCTTACCTGTTCTCCGGCCATACAGGCATCTACCACGCACAACGGCTTGGCCACGGCAAGCACAGCAAGCATCGGCGCACGGTTCCGGAAGAGCTTCGGATTTCCGATCTCGCGCATTTCCACAAGCAGCGCAGCGAAGCCCAGAAGAAGCCTCCGATCCCACCGGCGGACACCAGCGAGCCGCAGATCGAACACCAAGCAAACGACATCGACCAAAAAGGAGAATGA
- a CDS encoding ion transporter, translating into MTMHSHSPVSGSSSIKNGWRQRGFNLLYHHNTPTARTIDLSLVCLIIISVVVVILDSVQSIHRTWAVSFRLIEWGITIAFTIEYLMRLAVAPKPWRYAFSFWGIIDIAAVLPTYLSLFIPGAQSLLVVRALRVPRVLRILKMTRYVDESGVLLQALMRSRRKIALFLFMVLTFAIVAGTLLYVVEGPKYGFINIPTSMYWAVATMATVGFGDIVPHTMLGRLVTSALILIGYSIIAIPTGVYTAELTRGMHQTDTKHSVPDSRICQSCGHIGHPLDARYCSQCGHKLGETGN; encoded by the coding sequence ATGACCATGCATTCTCATTCACCTGTTTCAGGCTCTAGCTCTATAAAGAATGGCTGGCGCCAACGTGGATTCAATCTGCTTTACCACCACAATACGCCAACAGCGCGAACGATTGATTTGAGCTTGGTCTGCCTCATAATCATCAGCGTGGTCGTGGTCATCTTGGATAGCGTGCAGAGCATCCATCGCACCTGGGCAGTAAGCTTTCGCCTTATCGAATGGGGCATTACGATAGCCTTCACGATTGAATATCTAATGCGCTTGGCCGTAGCCCCTAAACCCTGGCGCTATGCCTTCAGTTTCTGGGGAATTATCGATATCGCTGCGGTTCTTCCGACCTATTTATCCTTGTTCATCCCGGGTGCGCAAAGCCTGCTGGTGGTAAGGGCGTTACGCGTACCCCGCGTACTGCGCATCCTCAAGATGACGCGCTATGTCGATGAAAGCGGTGTCTTGCTACAGGCGCTCATGCGTAGCCGCCGCAAGATCGCGCTATTCCTGTTCATGGTGCTCACCTTTGCCATTGTCGCCGGCACGCTGTTGTATGTAGTGGAGGGGCCTAAGTATGGCTTCATAAATATCCCCACCAGTATGTACTGGGCGGTGGCTACGATGGCTACAGTTGGCTTTGGCGACATCGTGCCGCACACGATGCTTGGACGGCTTGTCACTTCAGCGTTGATACTGATTGGCTACAGCATCATCGCCATCCCGACGGGGGTATATACCGCTGAACTTACTCGTGGGATGCACCAAACCGACACCAAACATAGCGTCCCCGATAGCCGCATCTGCCAAAGCTGCGGACACATCGGCCACCCATTAGACGCGCGCTACTGTAGTCAATGCGGCCACAAACTGGGCGAGACAGGCAACTAG
- a CDS encoding prenyltransferase/squalene oxidase repeat-containing protein, whose protein sequence is MPLDSPSAFNLVPSIETRLKSAVHLARNYILERASPGGGFCFYRGYHLEEPNLSDTWHSTRAWTLLTNALLPERAKHIDFVLSQGIGSQPFALYHRVRSLQELQAEDPDAPRVREAVASLPLTLPHASAPTLQASLHALFYSLWLRQHFGLPMAGGHSLGQELQAMENVEGGFGRPSNLHDTVEALRVLEVCGCGVEEKTANFVRRVAVAGFGFRLTETSLSPCLETTCAGIACSISLGIPIDYALDAIDFILACQTGHGGFAFRPGGLPDLAWTHLALETIYDWLNAQAAP, encoded by the coding sequence ATGCCCTTGGATTCACCATCGGCCTTTAATCTCGTACCGTCCATCGAGACACGCTTGAAATCCGCCGTCCACCTTGCGCGCAACTATATTCTGGAGCGGGCATCGCCAGGCGGCGGGTTTTGTTTCTACCGTGGCTATCACCTAGAGGAGCCGAATCTCTCCGATACCTGGCACAGTACGCGCGCGTGGACGCTGCTGACCAATGCACTGCTACCGGAGCGAGCAAAGCATATCGATTTCGTCCTTTCTCAAGGCATCGGATCGCAGCCTTTCGCGCTGTACCACAGGGTGCGCAGCTTGCAAGAGCTGCAAGCGGAGGACCCCGATGCTCCACGGGTACGCGAAGCCGTGGCGTCTTTACCACTGACGCTGCCACACGCGAGTGCTCCAACACTTCAAGCATCGCTGCATGCCTTGTTCTACAGCCTTTGGCTGAGGCAGCACTTTGGTCTTCCGATGGCCGGAGGGCATTCTTTGGGGCAGGAGTTGCAAGCTATGGAGAACGTCGAGGGCGGCTTTGGTCGCCCTTCCAACCTGCACGACACGGTCGAGGCGCTACGGGTGCTGGAAGTGTGCGGCTGCGGCGTGGAAGAGAAAACAGCGAACTTTGTAAGGCGCGTAGCGGTTGCCGGGTTTGGCTTCCGGCTAACGGAAACCTCCCTTTCGCCGTGCTTGGAAACCACATGCGCAGGAATAGCCTGCAGCATCAGCCTCGGTATTCCCATTGACTATGCACTCGACGCTATTGACTTCATCCTGGCGTGCCAGACTGGGCATGGAGGGTTTGCATTCCGCCCCGGCGGCCTACCTGATTTGGCGTGGACGCATCTAGCATTGGAAACGATCTACGACTGGTTAAACGCCCAAGCCGCTCCATGA
- a CDS encoding histidine phosphatase family protein: MTTKLILTRHGHVDWIAPERFRGRADLALSNLGERQAKMLSERIASSWKPDMIYTSPLSRCVHTGAAISQATGARAEPLADLMDTDYGQWQGLTHEEVRSRWPSEFHDWFHTPELAAIPNGETLAAVLVRSVHVLQFVLKKHADQTIVLVGHDSTNRVILMHALGLSLSRYWRIKQEPCCINEIAIDDGVFTIHRINETHHLVGA, encoded by the coding sequence ATGACAACAAAACTCATCCTGACCCGGCACGGCCATGTGGACTGGATCGCGCCCGAGCGGTTTCGGGGCCGTGCCGACCTAGCGCTATCCAATCTTGGTGAACGGCAGGCCAAGATGCTTAGCGAGCGCATCGCTAGCAGTTGGAAGCCGGACATGATCTACACAAGCCCGCTGTCGCGCTGCGTGCATACCGGCGCGGCGATCTCTCAGGCCACGGGCGCTAGGGCGGAGCCGCTTGCCGACCTCATGGACACGGACTACGGCCAGTGGCAGGGACTCACACACGAGGAAGTGCGCTCTCGCTGGCCGTCCGAGTTCCATGACTGGTTTCACACACCCGAGCTGGCTGCGATTCCCAACGGGGAGACTCTGGCGGCCGTTTTAGTGCGCAGCGTTCATGTTCTCCAGTTTGTACTCAAGAAGCACGCAGACCAGACCATCGTACTGGTAGGGCATGACAGCACGAACCGAGTGATCCTAATGCATGCCCTCGGCCTGTCACTGTCGCGCTATTGGCGCATCAAGCAAGAGCCATGCTGCATCAACGAGATCGCCATTGACGATGGGGTTTTCACGATCCACCGGATCAATGAGACACATCACCTAGTGGGGGCGTGA
- a CDS encoding 2,3-bisphosphoglycerate-dependent phosphoglycerate mutase, protein MTGYLILLRHGESEWNREQRFTGWVDVDLTSLGRTQMREAACAMREAGIEVDIAFASVLKRCVYSLWIALDEMERFWIPQKLDWRLNERHYGGLTGLSRRDAECEFGAARVMQWRRSIDIVPPPVGDRVKSLVALDERYRGCPVGRAFQGESLRQTMERVREVWVEELVPLLCQGRSVLLVGHGNALRALIGLVEKLDDDKLSQVEIANGTPIIYGFDETLAPKSKRVFDAGSRTPSEIL, encoded by the coding sequence ATGACGGGCTATCTGATACTGCTGCGCCACGGCGAATCCGAGTGGAATCGCGAACAACGCTTTACCGGCTGGGTGGATGTGGATCTGACTAGCCTCGGGCGCACGCAGATGCGTGAAGCTGCATGCGCGATGCGCGAGGCTGGTATAGAGGTGGATATCGCGTTTGCCTCAGTGCTAAAGCGCTGTGTGTACTCGTTGTGGATAGCACTTGATGAAATGGAACGGTTCTGGATTCCCCAGAAGCTGGATTGGCGCCTCAATGAGCGCCACTATGGCGGCCTCACTGGGCTGAGTCGGCGAGACGCTGAGTGTGAATTTGGAGCAGCCCGAGTTATGCAGTGGCGACGCTCCATTGATATCGTGCCACCACCTGTTGGCGATCGTGTGAAGAGCTTAGTGGCTCTTGATGAGCGCTATCGTGGATGCCCAGTCGGTCGTGCTTTTCAGGGGGAGTCCCTACGGCAGACCATGGAGCGGGTGCGTGAAGTATGGGTTGAAGAGCTAGTACCGCTTCTGTGCCAAGGGCGCAGCGTGCTGCTGGTCGGTCATGGTAACGCTTTGAGGGCGTTGATTGGTCTCGTAGAGAAGCTCGATGACGATAAACTTTCTCAGGTGGAAATAGCCAATGGCACACCGATTATTTATGGCTTCGATGAAACGCTAGCACCAAAATCCAAGAGGGTGTTCGATGCCGGGAGTCGAACACCCTCCGAAATCCTTTGA
- a CDS encoding DUF190 domain-containing protein has product MQGYQLTFFTGQDKHVGSKPIGQWLLEFAQKHGAIGGTLVGAGEGFDHHGRFHSAHFFELADQPLAVTVSVAEANYQPLMDALAQEDINLAYVMVPVEFGRVGKQAV; this is encoded by the coding sequence ATGCAAGGCTATCAACTGACGTTTTTCACCGGACAAGACAAGCACGTCGGCTCCAAACCCATAGGCCAATGGCTGCTGGAGTTCGCCCAGAAGCATGGGGCAATCGGAGGCACTCTTGTGGGCGCAGGCGAAGGGTTCGATCACCACGGCCGCTTCCATTCTGCCCATTTTTTTGAGTTGGCCGACCAGCCCTTGGCCGTTACCGTTTCCGTAGCCGAGGCCAACTATCAGCCACTAATGGATGCCTTGGCTCAGGAAGATATCAATCTGGCCTACGTCATGGTGCCTGTCGAATTTGGCCGAGTAGGCAAACAGGCTGTCTGA